In the genome of Polaribacter sp. MED152, one region contains:
- a CDS encoding TraB family protein: MKSRITLFTLLLVSIFNSVAQENQKEVVIIGTMHTVPKIVKHSYKPMLRFAKKYNPEAIFVESPMPNDSISWNYLKNGWSKNYKEFYKMSEEMKSNFQFDANKFETLAAKKFEALTSTEIDYLIKSYIYKRDNGNYELMSYIKNYGLQGAKKPTRHEDGDLTYKLAIHQNLKVTNMDDQQTNGIYHKAWNKCAREGSKNGNNEANSKLYKKDYNSAILPAVFRKLGKHTNNRKSLNRLHTMSSFSYVIEDTEGCKEGRKYWNERNMRMANNIANQIENLDKYKNLVVVGAAHVIGLEKELKTRFPNLKVILMNEY, from the coding sequence ATGAAATCTAGAATCACTCTTTTTACTTTATTATTAGTATCTATTTTTAATTCAGTTGCACAAGAAAATCAAAAAGAAGTTGTAATTATTGGTACAATGCACACAGTGCCAAAAATTGTAAAACATAGCTACAAACCTATGTTACGTTTTGCAAAAAAATACAATCCTGAAGCAATTTTTGTAGAATCACCAATGCCAAATGATAGTATTTCTTGGAACTATCTTAAAAATGGTTGGTCTAAAAACTATAAAGAGTTTTATAAAATGTCTGAAGAAATGAAATCGAATTTTCAGTTTGACGCCAATAAATTTGAAACACTTGCAGCCAAAAAATTTGAAGCGCTAACATCTACAGAAATTGATTATTTAATTAAATCTTATATCTACAAAAGAGATAATGGCAATTATGAATTGATGAGCTACATTAAAAATTATGGTTTGCAAGGTGCTAAAAAACCTACTAGACATGAAGATGGAGATTTAACTTACAAACTGGCCATACACCAAAACCTTAAGGTCACAAATATGGATGATCAACAAACAAATGGAATTTATCATAAGGCTTGGAATAAATGTGCTAGAGAAGGAAGTAAAAATGGAAATAATGAAGCCAATTCTAAATTGTATAAAAAAGATTACAATTCAGCTATTTTACCAGCTGTATTTAGAAAGCTAGGTAAACATACCAATAATAGAAAATCTTTAAATAGATTGCATACAATGAGTTCTTTTAGCTATGTGATAGAAGATACAGAAGGATGTAAAGAAGGAAGAAAGTATTGGAATGAAAGAAATATGCGAATGGCAAATAATATTGCTAATCAGATTGAGAATTTAGATAAATACAAAAACTTAGTTGTTGTTGGTGCAGCTCATGTTATAGGTTTAGAGAAGGAACTTAAAACAAGATTTCCGAATTTGAAAGTTATTCTAATGAACGAGTATTAA
- a CDS encoding LytTR family DNA-binding domain-containing protein, whose product MLHQKYPFDSSLKHHFIIALGLALWIFIFLYFTEPLDVNEFGSTEKLIYLPLYGLLGATCYSLFLPIQRYLYYKNDKNWYVKTELLFLIIFVLVAIIAARLFYLYVVQPDRNPYSFQYHLTGIILPALATILPIIIFGRFAFGKYKNKQTEAKKIEIKGEGNYEGLRLFFNDIVCIKSSDNYVEVFYKSNGEIKKSLIRNKLSAVADEFPLLLRTHRSYLINPFHFLQWKTEKSKLFVLLFHHIEVPVSRTYQNDVKAVLNSTTE is encoded by the coding sequence TTGTTACATCAAAAATATCCTTTTGACTCTTCTTTAAAGCATCACTTTATCATTGCTTTAGGTTTAGCCTTATGGATTTTTATATTCTTATACTTTACAGAACCTTTAGATGTTAACGAGTTTGGAAGTACAGAAAAACTGATTTATTTGCCTTTGTATGGATTGTTAGGCGCAACCTGTTATTCTCTGTTCTTGCCTATTCAGCGATATTTATATTACAAAAATGATAAAAATTGGTATGTAAAAACAGAACTTCTATTTCTAATTATTTTTGTTTTAGTAGCAATTATAGCTGCAAGACTTTTTTATTTATACGTTGTTCAGCCTGACAGAAATCCTTATTCTTTTCAATATCATTTAACTGGAATTATACTACCTGCTTTAGCAACTATTTTGCCCATTATAATTTTTGGAAGATTTGCTTTTGGAAAATATAAAAACAAGCAAACTGAAGCAAAAAAGATAGAGATTAAAGGAGAAGGCAATTATGAAGGCTTACGCTTATTTTTTAATGATATTGTTTGTATCAAATCTTCAGACAATTATGTAGAAGTTTTTTACAAATCTAATGGAGAAATTAAAAAGAGTCTAATTAGAAATAAACTATCTGCAGTTGCAGATGAGTTTCCTTTGCTTTTAAGAACACATCGTTCTTATTTGATTAATCCTTTTCATTTTTTACAATGGAAAACAGAAAAAAGTAAATTGTTTGTATTGTTATTTCACCACATAGAAGTACCAGTCTCCAGAACCTATCAAAATGATGTAAAAGCGGTTTTGAATTCTACCACAGAATAA
- a CDS encoding EamA family transporter, translated as MKNSKVLIILSFISIYVIWGSTYLFNKIAVTELPPFFLASIRFFVAGILMIIMALILKHPLKISRKQILNSAIASFFFLVYGNGVFVWALRYVDSGFGALIASTQPLFVLFLLRLTDRKPFQKKSIIGVILGMFGMYLLVSQKELVTSEYTLLGIFMMLTCVLSWSYGSVFVSKADLPKSFLVTTGYQMLVAGVCLVVMSLGFNETWISPINWSVEVKIAMSLLVVFGGIIAFTAFNYLLKKVSPEKVSTSAYVNPVIALFMGWYFLDEKLSAQSFVASCILLTGVYFITSRKRK; from the coding sequence CTGAAAAATTCTAAGGTTTTAATAATACTTTCATTCATCTCCATTTATGTTATTTGGGGCTCTACTTATTTATTCAATAAAATAGCAGTTACAGAATTACCACCATTCTTTTTAGCTTCTATACGTTTTTTCGTAGCAGGAATTTTAATGATTATTATGGCTTTAATTTTAAAGCATCCTTTAAAAATATCAAGAAAGCAAATTCTAAATTCTGCAATAGCATCTTTTTTCTTTCTGGTGTATGGTAATGGAGTTTTTGTTTGGGCACTAAGATATGTAGATAGTGGCTTTGGTGCTTTAATAGCATCTACTCAACCTTTATTTGTATTGTTTTTGTTAAGATTGACGGACAGAAAACCTTTTCAAAAGAAATCTATTATTGGAGTTATTTTGGGAATGTTTGGTATGTATCTTTTGGTTAGTCAAAAAGAATTGGTAACCTCAGAATATACTTTGTTGGGTATTTTTATGATGCTAACGTGTGTTTTAAGCTGGAGTTATGGTAGTGTTTTTGTTTCTAAAGCAGATTTGCCCAAAAGCTTTTTAGTAACTACTGGTTATCAAATGTTGGTGGCAGGTGTTTGTTTAGTTGTAATGAGTCTTGGCTTTAATGAAACTTGGATTTCACCTATTAATTGGAGTGTAGAAGTTAAAATAGCCATGTCTTTATTAGTGGTTTTTGGAGGAATTATCGCATTTACGGCTTTTAATTATTTATTAAAAAAAGTGAGCCCCGAAAAAGTATCTACTTCTGCATACGTAAATCCTGTAATTGCACTTTTTATGGGTTGGTATTTTTTAGACGAAAAACTTAGTGCACAATCTTTTGTTGCATCTTGTATTTTACTTACGGGTGTTTATTTTATTACTTCAAGAAAAAGAAAGTAA
- a CDS encoding T9SS type A sorting domain-containing protein: MKKITFLILLITSTMISAQNGTVDFESGGQGDSWTWTVDQNDSNPPLEIVDNPNTAGLNTSAKVAKFTAKAAGNDWALVISDDIGSFTFDDTNSLVKLMVRKDIASNVGVKFEGPGGVFKEIKVASSVTNGDWEELTFDFKTEIGVTYNKLVIIPDFDTRSQDNIVYFDNLSFNAQPADTVNYNLEPIDFEDDGFGANFTWTVDQNDSNPPLEIVANPKTNGANTSAKVAKFTAKDAGNDWALVISDNVGSFTFDDTNSIVKIMVKKDVASDVGVKFEGPANAAKEIKVANSVTNGDWEELTFDFTSEIGVTYNKLVIIPDFAARSQDNIVYFDNLTFNAKADDTNNGNTNVVTVDPAAAWIGYMTVTNTSDGFEFQDFWGFADLKSSFDGQNIVLQPNFSTYAAALNGNDNDRAYWTNSSDGGATAGDKGNKNMQASSFVEPGDTFNGKDLTFQGTISSNTLSSDYTAKFFIKALDPSNSYIDVFNGSKVMDLPASGNFSISATASELPAGLVIQYGFEIKGLNANPDDETALGSIIIEPNTTLSTETINQISVSAYPNPSKSNWTISTQDSNIEAIEVYNLLGKKVFVSTEIGNRTVINSNGLSQGVYLAKIKTDRGQMTLKLIKE, from the coding sequence ATGAAAAAAATTACATTCTTAATTTTATTAATAACTTCTACAATGATTTCTGCACAGAATGGAACTGTAGATTTTGAATCTGGAGGCCAAGGTGATAGTTGGACTTGGACTGTAGATCAAAATGATTCCAATCCTCCACTAGAAATTGTAGATAATCCTAACACAGCAGGATTAAATACATCTGCTAAAGTGGCTAAGTTTACAGCAAAAGCTGCTGGAAATGATTGGGCACTAGTAATTAGTGATGATATTGGTTCTTTTACGTTTGATGATACTAACAGTCTTGTAAAGCTAATGGTAAGAAAAGACATTGCCTCAAATGTTGGTGTAAAATTTGAAGGGCCAGGAGGTGTTTTTAAAGAAATTAAAGTGGCTAGTTCAGTTACCAATGGTGATTGGGAAGAGTTAACTTTTGATTTTAAAACAGAAATTGGAGTTACCTACAACAAATTAGTAATCATTCCAGATTTTGATACAAGAAGTCAAGATAACATTGTTTATTTCGATAATTTAAGTTTTAATGCACAACCAGCAGATACTGTTAATTATAATCTAGAACCAATTGATTTTGAAGATGATGGCTTTGGTGCTAATTTCACATGGACAGTAGATCAAAATGATTCAAATCCTCCATTAGAAATTGTAGCTAATCCTAAAACTAACGGAGCAAATACTTCAGCTAAAGTAGCAAAGTTTACAGCAAAAGATGCTGGTAATGATTGGGCTCTTGTAATTAGTGATAATGTTGGTTCTTTTACTTTTGACGATACAAATAGTATTGTTAAAATAATGGTGAAAAAAGATGTAGCTTCAGATGTTGGTGTAAAGTTTGAAGGCCCAGCAAATGCTGCTAAAGAAATTAAAGTAGCTAACTCTGTTACTAATGGAGATTGGGAAGAGTTAACTTTTGATTTTACATCAGAAATTGGAGTTACTTATAATAAATTGGTAATTATTCCAGATTTTGCTGCTAGAAGTCAAGATAACATTGTTTATTTCGATAATTTAACATTCAATGCAAAAGCAGATGACACTAATAATGGTAATACTAATGTTGTAACAGTAGATCCTGCTGCTGCTTGGATAGGTTATATGACTGTAACAAATACGAGTGATGGTTTTGAATTTCAAGACTTCTGGGGATTTGCAGATTTAAAGTCATCTTTTGATGGACAAAACATAGTGCTGCAACCTAATTTTAGTACATATGCAGCAGCATTGAATGGTAATGATAATGATAGAGCTTATTGGACAAATTCTTCTGATGGAGGTGCAACAGCTGGTGATAAAGGGAATAAAAACATGCAAGCGTCTAGTTTTGTGGAGCCAGGAGACACTTTTAATGGTAAAGATTTAACTTTTCAAGGAACAATCAGCTCAAATACACTTAGTTCTGATTATACAGCAAAGTTTTTCATTAAAGCATTAGACCCAAGCAATAGTTATATTGATGTATTTAATGGTAGTAAAGTTATGGATTTACCAGCAAGTGGTAACTTTTCTATATCAGCTACAGCATCAGAATTGCCTGCAGGTTTAGTAATTCAATATGGTTTTGAAATTAAAGGTCTTAATGCAAATCCAGATGATGAAACTGCTTTAGGAAGTATTATCATAGAACCAAATACTACGTTAAGTACAGAAACGATAAATCAAATTTCCGTAAGTGCTTATCCCAATCCTTCAAAATCTAATTGGACAATTAGTACTCAAGATTCAAATATAGAAGCTATTGAAGTATATAATTTACTAGGTAAAAAAGTTTTTGTATCAACAGAAATTGGTAATAGAACAGTTATCAATTCTAATGGCTTAAGCCAAGGAGTTTATTTAGCTAAAATTAAAACAGATAGAGGCCAAATGACTTTAAAGCTAATAAAAGAATAA
- the raiA gene encoding ribosome-associated translation inhibitor RaiA yields the protein MTINFEYHDVEGSERLEAYTTEKLEKLYNKFQMIVRADVFFKTENTSSDNTGMICNIRLSVPGPRLFAEASHDNFISSINESVKDLDTQLTKKKDKMSTY from the coding sequence ATGACAATTAATTTCGAATATCATGATGTAGAAGGTAGTGAAAGATTAGAGGCATATACCACAGAAAAATTAGAAAAATTATATAATAAATTCCAAATGATTGTAAGAGCAGATGTTTTCTTTAAAACAGAAAATACATCTTCAGATAATACAGGTATGATTTGTAATATTAGGTTAAGTGTACCTGGACCGCGTTTATTTGCAGAAGCTAGTCACGATAATTTTATCAGTTCTATTAACGAATCTGTAAAAGATTTAGACACACAGTTAACTAAGAAAAAAGATAAAATGTCTACTTATTAA
- a CDS encoding alkene reductase — protein sequence MTKEFLLQNFNNITDLPLTNRVVMAPMTRSRANNKGNVPTNDLHGLYYEQRASAGLIITEGSQVSERAVGYINTPGIHSQEQVEGWKKVTERVHAKGGKIFIQLWHVGRISHPDFHNGDLPLAPSALNANVTVYTPEGEKDTVTPKAMSKEDINQTIEDFKNAASNAIKAGFDGVEIHSSNGYLFHQFFNKSSNVRDDEYGGNIENRARFFFEVLDAVKEAIPEKKIGVRFNPSLHGIFGMEMDEETITTFEYIMKRLNDYKLAYVHLSEPFNDVSEVKYAVQNIAEHFRPIYNGTIIINSGFDQKSANKVLEEGNADLVAFGKPYISNPDLVERFERNQDLADWNQDTFYTPGPEGYTDYPKLEENK from the coding sequence ATGACAAAAGAATTTTTATTACAGAACTTTAATAATATAACAGATTTACCATTAACTAATAGAGTTGTAATGGCACCTATGACTAGAAGTCGTGCAAATAATAAAGGTAATGTGCCTACAAATGATTTACATGGTTTGTATTATGAACAAAGAGCCTCTGCTGGTTTAATTATTACAGAAGGTTCTCAGGTGTCAGAAAGGGCAGTGGGTTATATCAACACACCAGGAATTCATTCTCAAGAACAAGTTGAAGGATGGAAAAAAGTAACAGAAAGAGTTCATGCTAAAGGAGGTAAAATATTTATTCAGCTATGGCATGTAGGTCGAATTTCGCACCCAGATTTTCATAATGGAGATTTGCCTTTAGCTCCATCTGCTTTGAACGCTAACGTAACTGTCTACACTCCAGAAGGAGAAAAAGATACTGTTACACCAAAAGCAATGAGTAAAGAAGATATTAATCAAACTATAGAAGATTTTAAAAATGCAGCTTCAAATGCAATAAAGGCTGGTTTTGATGGAGTTGAAATACATTCTTCAAACGGATATTTATTTCATCAGTTTTTTAACAAATCTTCTAATGTAAGAGATGACGAGTATGGAGGAAATATTGAAAATAGAGCGCGTTTCTTCTTTGAAGTTTTAGATGCTGTAAAAGAGGCAATTCCAGAAAAGAAAATAGGAGTAAGGTTTAACCCTTCTTTGCATGGTATTTTTGGAATGGAGATGGATGAAGAAACTATAACAACATTTGAATATATTATGAAAAGGTTGAACGATTACAAATTAGCCTATGTTCATTTATCAGAACCATTCAATGATGTTTCAGAGGTTAAATATGCCGTACAAAATATTGCAGAACATTTTAGACCAATCTACAATGGTACTATTATCATTAACTCAGGATTTGATCAAAAGTCAGCAAATAAAGTGTTAGAAGAAGGTAATGCAGATTTAGTCGCGTTCGGAAAACCATATATATCTAATCCAGATTTGGTAGAAAGATTTGAAAGAAATCAAGATTTAGCAGATTGGAATCAAGATACATTTTATACTCCAGGACCAGAAGGTTACACAGATTACCCAAAATTAGAAGAAAATAAATAA
- a CDS encoding peroxiredoxin-like family protein: protein MIKPREKAPELKINLVNDTKWSLSEQNPENFTLILFYRGLHCPVCKKQLEQLKEKMNDFTERGVNLIAISADSEERAKKAYKEWDVESLPIGFEFSIEEGRKWGLFVSKGISDKEPDTFLEPGLFLIDKEQKVYWQSIQSMPFGRPEFRDVLNGIDYILKEGYPARGEA, encoded by the coding sequence ATGATTAAACCAAGAGAAAAAGCACCAGAATTAAAAATTAACTTAGTAAATGATACAAAATGGAGTTTGTCTGAACAAAACCCAGAAAACTTTACATTGATATTATTTTATAGAGGATTGCATTGCCCAGTTTGTAAAAAACAGTTGGAACAATTGAAAGAGAAAATGAACGATTTTACAGAGAGAGGTGTAAACTTAATAGCCATTAGTGCAGATTCAGAAGAAAGAGCAAAGAAAGCTTATAAAGAATGGGATGTAGAATCTTTACCAATAGGTTTTGAATTCTCAATTGAAGAGGGTCGAAAATGGGGCTTATTTGTTTCAAAAGGAATAAGTGATAAGGAACCTGATACTTTCTTAGAGCCAGGCTTATTTTTAATTGATAAAGAACAAAAAGTATACTGGCAATCAATACAATCTATGCCTTTTGGAAGACCAGAATTTAGAGATGTTTTAAATGGAATAGATTATATTTTAAAAGAAGGATACCCTGCAAGAGGTGAAGCCTAA
- a CDS encoding type 1 glutamine amidotransferase domain-containing protein: protein MKILFVLTSHDQLGDTGKKTGFWIEEFAGPYYTLLDKGSEITLATPKGGKAPIDPSSDTEDASTEDTKRFKSDENAQHLINNTHKLAEMNPSDFDAVFYPGGHGPLWDLANDAESITLIETFYAQNKPVSFVCHAPAALKSVKTQNGEYLVKGKNVTGFTNSEEEAVNLVDVVPFLVEDMLQENGGIYSKKDDWAEHAIQDGLLITGQNPASSKLVAEKLHNSLKK, encoded by the coding sequence ATGAAAATATTATTCGTATTAACATCACATGATCAATTAGGTGACACAGGTAAAAAGACTGGTTTCTGGATTGAAGAATTTGCAGGCCCATATTATACTTTATTAGATAAAGGATCAGAAATTACACTGGCAACTCCTAAAGGAGGAAAAGCGCCAATTGACCCTAGTAGTGACACTGAAGACGCAAGTACAGAAGATACAAAACGTTTTAAAAGCGATGAGAATGCTCAGCATTTAATAAATAACACGCATAAATTAGCAGAGATGAATCCTTCAGATTTTGATGCAGTATTTTATCCTGGAGGTCATGGTCCTTTATGGGATCTTGCAAATGATGCAGAATCAATTACTTTAATTGAAACCTTTTATGCGCAAAATAAACCAGTATCGTTTGTATGTCATGCACCAGCTGCTTTAAAGAGTGTAAAAACACAAAATGGTGAATACTTAGTAAAAGGTAAAAATGTAACCGGTTTTACAAATTCTGAAGAAGAAGCTGTAAACCTAGTTGATGTAGTACCATTTTTGGTAGAAGATATGTTGCAAGAAAATGGTGGAATCTATTCTAAAAAAGATGATTGGGCAGAACATGCCATTCAAGATGGCTTGCTGATTACAGGTCAAAACCCTGCATCATCTAAATTAGTTGCAGAAAAATTACACAATTCGTTAAAAAAATAA
- a CDS encoding NAD(P)H-dependent oxidoreductase, with protein MKRVLVLFAHPKFEKSNVNKALIDEINGLENVTVHDLYEEYPDFHIDINREKQLLENHDIIIWHHPFYWYSCPPLMKQWIDLVLEFNWAYGPQGDALNGKICLNTITTGGSKEMYCSEGNNSFTIRQFLRPFEQTAVLCGMIYYPPFTVMGTHKIKEEKLLVAKEKYSKILNLLQDGLSLNEFDNSAFLNEIPQLNS; from the coding sequence ATGAAAAGAGTACTTGTATTATTTGCCCATCCAAAATTTGAGAAATCGAATGTGAATAAGGCTTTAATTGATGAAATAAACGGATTAGAAAATGTTACTGTTCATGATTTGTATGAAGAATATCCAGATTTCCATATAGATATAAATCGAGAAAAACAGCTCTTAGAAAATCATGATATTATTATTTGGCATCATCCATTTTATTGGTATAGTTGTCCGCCTTTAATGAAACAGTGGATAGATCTTGTTCTTGAATTCAATTGGGCTTATGGTCCTCAAGGAGATGCTTTAAATGGTAAGATTTGTTTGAATACAATTACAACAGGTGGTTCTAAAGAAATGTATTGTTCAGAAGGTAATAACAGTTTTACTATTAGACAGTTTTTAAGACCTTTTGAGCAAACAGCAGTTTTGTGTGGTATGATTTATTATCCTCCATTTACTGTAATGGGTACACACAAAATTAAAGAAGAAAAATTGCTAGTTGCTAAAGAGAAATACAGCAAAATTTTAAATTTATTACAAGATGGCTTAAGTTTAAATGAATTTGATAATTCTGCATTTTTAAATGAAATACCACAACTTAATTCTTAA
- a CDS encoding monovalent cation:proton antiporter-2 (CPA2) family protein gives MTGSILFQAIMFLAGAILCVSIAKRFGLSSVIGYLLAGVLIGPYVLGFIGNEGDDILHFAEFGVVMMLFLIGLEIEPKNFWKMRKTIIGMGGLQVGATMLLAYLLFIALGFDGKVALVVSMAVALSSTAIAMQTIKEKGLMDTTFGNSAFSILLFQDIIVIFMLGFIPLLANSEQTSSENSHSESFSLIQDLPVAYQTIAIILSVVLIVVAGNYLIVPMLRKVSKTGVRELLIAAALLIVFGISFLMEFVGISPALGAFLGGVVLSNSEFKHELESTLEPFKNLLLGLFFMAVGASINFIVIANNPLTIIGTLFVIILLKALILFITGSVFKLKLDQKLMLTFSLAQVGEFAFVLLSFAFGLNILGQDQMDMLLVITALSMSLTPIITMINERLILPKIGTKESIKRPMDHIAKSQKIILVGFGHFGSTVGRFLRSHGVEATILDQDSNRVDFLRKMGFEVYYGDATRIDLLESAGIAEAKIIICATNRLSVSKAISKIVKEKYPHVDLMIRTKNRYDAYELLNMGHEKVYRESLDTSLLLARDVLSKMGYRKYTLNTQLQNFRKYDEESLKRLAQEPKRDEKYIFKVKEELKQQEKFLNDDLKRGVVDFDNHWDSESMKEALKDKK, from the coding sequence ATGACAGGAAGTATACTTTTTCAGGCCATAATGTTTTTAGCAGGTGCAATATTATGTGTTTCTATAGCTAAAAGATTTGGGTTAAGTTCGGTAATTGGTTATTTATTGGCAGGTGTTTTAATTGGCCCATATGTATTAGGTTTTATTGGTAATGAAGGTGATGATATTTTGCATTTTGCAGAATTTGGAGTGGTAATGATGCTGTTTCTTATAGGTTTAGAAATTGAGCCCAAAAACTTCTGGAAAATGCGTAAAACCATTATAGGAATGGGAGGATTACAAGTTGGGGCAACTATGCTTCTGGCTTATTTACTTTTTATTGCTTTGGGTTTTGATGGCAAAGTAGCTTTGGTGGTTTCTATGGCTGTAGCATTATCTTCAACAGCAATTGCTATGCAAACTATAAAAGAAAAAGGTTTAATGGATACCACTTTTGGCAATTCTGCTTTTTCGATTTTACTTTTTCAAGATATTATTGTCATTTTTATGTTGGGTTTTATTCCTTTATTGGCCAACTCAGAACAAACATCTTCAGAAAATTCTCACAGTGAATCTTTTAGTTTAATTCAAGATTTACCTGTTGCTTATCAAACCATTGCTATTATTTTATCGGTAGTTTTGATTGTTGTTGCAGGGAATTATTTAATAGTACCAATGTTACGTAAAGTTTCTAAAACTGGTGTAAGAGAGTTGCTTATTGCTGCTGCACTTTTAATTGTTTTTGGTATTTCTTTTTTAATGGAATTTGTTGGTATAAGTCCTGCATTAGGTGCTTTTTTAGGTGGTGTAGTTTTGTCTAATAGTGAATTTAAGCATGAATTAGAAAGCACTTTAGAACCTTTTAAAAATTTACTTTTAGGCTTGTTTTTTATGGCAGTTGGTGCTTCTATCAACTTTATAGTAATTGCGAATAATCCTTTAACTATTATTGGGACATTATTTGTTATTATACTTTTAAAAGCCCTCATTTTATTTATAACCGGAAGTGTTTTTAAGTTAAAATTAGATCAAAAATTAATGTTGACTTTTAGTTTAGCTCAAGTAGGGGAGTTTGCTTTTGTTCTTTTATCTTTTGCCTTTGGTTTAAATATTCTAGGTCAAGATCAAATGGATATGCTTTTAGTAATAACTGCACTTTCTATGTCTTTAACACCAATTATCACAATGATTAATGAGCGATTAATTTTACCCAAAATTGGTACAAAAGAATCTATAAAAAGGCCAATGGATCATATTGCAAAATCGCAAAAAATAATACTGGTTGGTTTTGGGCATTTTGGAAGCACAGTAGGTAGATTTTTAAGGTCTCATGGAGTAGAAGCAACTATTTTAGATCAAGATTCTAATAGAGTAGATTTTTTAAGGAAAATGGGATTTGAAGTTTATTATGGTGATGCAACAAGAATAGATTTATTAGAATCTGCAGGTATAGCAGAAGCAAAAATTATAATTTGTGCAACCAATAGATTATCAGTTTCAAAGGCAATTAGTAAAATTGTGAAAGAGAAATATCCTCATGTAGATTTAATGATTAGAACCAAAAACAGGTATGATGCTTATGAGCTTTTAAATATGGGGCATGAAAAGGTGTATAGAGAATCTTTAGATACATCTTTACTATTGGCAAGAGATGTTTTAAGCAAAATGGGGTATCGTAAATATACACTTAATACACAGCTTCAAAACTTTAGGAAATATGATGAAGAAAGTTTAAAACGTTTAGCTCAAGAACCTAAAAGAGATGAAAAGTATATTTTTAAAGTAAAAGAGGAATTAAAACAGCAAGAAAAATTCTTAAATGATGATTTAAAAAGGGGAGTAGTAGACTTTGATAATCATTGGGATAGTGAATCTATGAAAGAGGCACTTAAAGACAAAAAGTAA